CTAACCAGCTTGTAATCAGCAGGTTGGCCGGAGCGCCGGTGGGCTGGTTCCGGCATCGGCGTTGCACCCACGAACCGGGAATCACGCGCCCGAGTAGTGAAGTCATGGCAGCAGAACTTGCGCAACGGAACGGGACGGCAACGGTTCTCGCGGTGGACGATGACCCCGTCTTTCTCCAAGCCCTGGAGCGAGTCCTCGCCCAAAACGGCTATCAGGTGCGGACGGCAGCCAGTACGGCTGAGGCGCTCGCTCAACTGGAAAGAGAGCCGGTGGATCTAATGATCTCCGACCTCTGCCTCCCGGGGAACGATGCCCTTCACCTGCTTCGCGACCTGCGGAAGCGGAAGTGTTCCATCCCGGTGATCATTTTGACTGCGGGCGGCGGCGTGGAAAGCTATCTCGAAGCCATGAACTGCGGAGCCTTTGACTATGCCACCAAGCCCGTCAAGGACGTTGAGTTGCTGGCCTTGGTCCGGCGGGCGCTCGATTCCGAAGCGCGCCTTTCATCCCGTCCTTCCCCTTTATCGGAGGAGCCTTCCCCATGGCGATGACCATTTCTACGGAATGCATCAACTGCGGCGCCTGCGAGCCGGTCTGTCCTAATACGGCGATCACCGCCGGTGACAACATCTATCTCATCCATTGGGAACAATGCACCGAGTGTGTCGGCTACTACGACGAGCCGCAGTGCGTCAAGGTTTGTCCAATTGATTGCATTCCGGTCGATCCCCAGCA
The genomic region above belongs to Candidatus Acidiferrales bacterium and contains:
- a CDS encoding response regulator — translated: NQLVISRLAGAPVGWFRHRRCTHEPGITRPSSEVMAAELAQRNGTATVLAVDDDPVFLQALERVLAQNGYQVRTAASTAEALAQLEREPVDLMISDLCLPGNDALHLLRDLRKRKCSIPVIILTAGGGVESYLEAMNCGAFDYATKPVKDVELLALVRRALDSEARLSSRPSPLSEEPSPWR
- a CDS encoding YfhL family 4Fe-4S dicluster ferredoxin; translation: MTISTECINCGACEPVCPNTAITAGDNIYLIHWEQCTECVGYYDEPQCVKVCPIDCIPVDPQHVESKEELLAKGQARAN